One window from the genome of Serinibacter salmoneus encodes:
- a CDS encoding iron chelate uptake ABC transporter family permease subunit — MTDLDTSAVEVRAPSAAPAVADHPPRRHRVRQAWRTHHDGAVTLIALALALACAVGILTWAIPVPLTHAGFPTIVAIRLESVATIVLVGASQGVATLVFQTLVGNRILTPAVLGFDALYRLVQTALVFFLGSAALAETDGLVKVGLQSALMVAFATILYGWLFTRLRLSLHVTLLVGIVLGMAFSSAATLMQRMLTPSEFDILAARLFGNISTADGAYLPWAALVVAGACAVLWRRRYVLDVVALGRQTATSLGVAYRREVLIVLVLVAVLVSVSVSLVGPMTFLGFIVAMLTYQLVREQTHARMLPMAAVLGTLALLAAYFVLRHVFYAGGLVTVVIELVGGTLFLIYLLRKGLR; from the coding sequence GTGACTGACCTGGACACGAGCGCGGTCGAGGTCCGCGCACCCTCCGCTGCTCCCGCCGTGGCCGACCACCCGCCCCGCCGCCACCGGGTCCGTCAGGCCTGGCGCACACACCATGACGGCGCCGTGACGCTCATCGCGCTCGCGCTCGCGCTGGCATGCGCCGTGGGCATCCTCACCTGGGCGATCCCGGTTCCCCTCACCCACGCCGGGTTCCCCACGATCGTGGCGATACGGCTGGAGTCGGTGGCCACGATCGTGCTGGTCGGCGCCTCACAGGGCGTGGCCACACTGGTGTTCCAGACCCTGGTGGGCAACCGCATCCTCACCCCCGCCGTGCTCGGTTTCGACGCCCTGTACCGCCTCGTGCAGACCGCGCTGGTGTTCTTCCTCGGCTCGGCCGCACTCGCCGAGACCGACGGCCTGGTCAAGGTGGGCCTGCAGAGCGCGCTCATGGTGGCCTTCGCCACGATCCTGTACGGCTGGTTGTTCACCCGGCTGCGGCTGTCCCTGCACGTCACCCTGCTCGTGGGCATCGTGCTCGGCATGGCCTTCTCCTCCGCCGCCACCCTCATGCAGCGCATGCTCACCCCGAGCGAGTTCGACATCCTGGCCGCCCGCCTGTTCGGGAACATCTCCACCGCGGACGGTGCCTACCTGCCGTGGGCCGCGCTCGTGGTCGCCGGCGCGTGCGCGGTGCTGTGGCGTCGCCGCTACGTGCTCGACGTCGTCGCCCTGGGTCGCCAGACCGCCACCAGCCTGGGCGTGGCCTACCGCCGCGAGGTCCTGATCGTGCTGGTGCTGGTGGCGGTGCTGGTCTCGGTGTCGGTCTCGCTGGTGGGACCGATGACGTTCCTGGGGTTCATCGTGGCGATGCTGACCTACCAGCTGGTCCGGGAGCAGACCCACGCGCGGATGCTGCCCATGGCGGCCGTCCTGGGCACCCTGGCACTGCTGGCCGCCTACTTCGTGCTGCGCCACGTCTTCTACGCCGGCGGGCTGGTGACCGTGGTCATCGAACTCGTCGGCGGCACCCTGTTCCTGATCTACCTGCTGCGTAAGGGACTGCGATGA
- the treY gene encoding malto-oligosyltrehalose synthase: MGRTPVSTYRLQLGPDLSFDAARGLLPYLHELGVTDLYLSPVLTAAPGSTHGYDVVDHATVSEVMGGRAGLERLCHAAHAAGMGVVLDIVPNHMAVPTPAWHNAALWSVLSEGRESPYASWFDVEWDSSDTLLMPLLGDRIGAVLARDEISLEEIEVPGRGLTTVLRYFDHVLPVRAGTEALPLTQLLQRQHYRLAYWRVAAEELNYRRFFDVGTLVAVRVEDEEVFEATHALVVDLVRSGLVDGLRVDHPDGLADPRGYLRRLWEATGGAWIVAEKILEPHEELPSDWPVAGTTGYDAAWRINQVLTDPAGSGPLAATMQQIAGDDLMAYPALVAASKEQVLEDSLYTEVHRLAQLIAEVCADDIRLRDHTWRALLDCVKAMVVAMDRYRAYIVPGENHPDETAVIMETAERAAAMLSGERGDTLSVVVDLLLGREVGSAGKAREPRRDEIIVRYQQVCGAVMAKGVEDTTFYRWTHLTSLCEVGSSPSSFAIAPDQLHAWAGRMQQRWPTSMTAGTTHDTKRGADVRARIGVLSEHAESWRDLVAALRAATAHFRPSGLHPRTENLLWQTLAGTWTEEGPLAADRLTGYLLKAAREAKDWTTWTESDGAREGRMMRFAERVLADGDVAALMERWVTRTATSVRAATLAQALLQLTLPGVADVYQGTETTSIALVDPDNRRPVDHEALHAMLARLERENPTTLGEEKLQLLAAVLRARRAAPEAFVGERAGYRPLPISSGHAVAYARELDGEPHAVTLVTRHPAALARVGGWRGAQVVLPDGATWVDPRYPDLAFPGGSVPLEEILTTSPVAFLVARR, from the coding sequence ATGGGGCGCACCCCGGTCTCCACCTACCGCCTGCAGCTCGGGCCGGACCTCAGCTTCGATGCCGCCCGCGGACTCCTGCCCTACCTGCACGAGCTGGGCGTGACGGACCTGTACCTCTCCCCCGTGCTGACCGCGGCACCCGGCTCCACGCACGGCTACGACGTGGTGGACCACGCCACGGTCAGCGAGGTGATGGGCGGCCGCGCCGGGCTGGAGCGGCTGTGCCATGCCGCGCACGCCGCCGGCATGGGTGTGGTGCTGGACATCGTGCCCAACCACATGGCCGTCCCCACCCCCGCCTGGCACAACGCGGCGCTGTGGTCGGTGCTGTCCGAGGGGCGCGAGTCCCCCTACGCCTCCTGGTTCGACGTGGAGTGGGACTCCTCCGACACCCTGTTGATGCCGCTGCTGGGCGATCGCATCGGGGCGGTGCTCGCCCGCGACGAGATCAGCCTGGAGGAGATCGAGGTCCCGGGCCGGGGGCTGACGACCGTGCTGCGCTACTTCGACCACGTGCTGCCGGTGCGGGCCGGCACCGAGGCACTGCCGCTCACCCAGTTGCTGCAACGTCAGCACTATCGGCTGGCCTACTGGCGGGTGGCCGCCGAGGAACTCAACTACCGCCGGTTCTTCGACGTCGGCACCCTCGTGGCGGTGCGAGTGGAGGACGAGGAGGTGTTCGAGGCCACGCACGCCCTCGTCGTCGACCTCGTGCGCAGCGGCCTGGTCGACGGCCTGCGTGTGGACCACCCGGATGGCCTCGCCGACCCCCGGGGCTACCTGCGCCGCCTCTGGGAGGCCACCGGCGGCGCCTGGATCGTGGCCGAGAAGATCCTCGAACCCCACGAGGAACTGCCCTCCGACTGGCCGGTGGCCGGCACCACCGGGTACGACGCCGCGTGGCGCATCAACCAGGTGCTGACCGACCCGGCCGGGTCCGGGCCGCTGGCCGCCACCATGCAGCAGATCGCAGGCGATGACCTGATGGCCTACCCCGCGCTGGTGGCGGCGAGCAAGGAGCAGGTGCTCGAGGACTCCTTGTACACCGAGGTGCACCGCCTGGCCCAGCTCATCGCCGAGGTCTGCGCCGACGACATCCGGCTGCGCGACCACACCTGGCGCGCGCTGCTGGACTGCGTCAAGGCGATGGTGGTGGCGATGGACCGCTACCGCGCCTACATCGTGCCGGGCGAGAACCACCCCGACGAGACCGCGGTGATCATGGAGACCGCCGAGCGGGCGGCCGCGATGCTCTCGGGCGAGCGCGGCGACACGCTGTCCGTCGTCGTCGACCTGCTGCTCGGCCGTGAGGTGGGCAGCGCCGGCAAGGCCCGTGAGCCCCGCCGGGACGAGATCATCGTGCGCTACCAGCAGGTGTGCGGCGCCGTGATGGCCAAGGGCGTGGAGGACACCACGTTCTACCGGTGGACCCACCTGACGAGCCTGTGCGAGGTCGGCTCCTCACCCAGCAGCTTCGCGATCGCCCCGGACCAGTTGCACGCGTGGGCGGGTCGGATGCAGCAGCGGTGGCCCACGAGCATGACCGCGGGCACCACCCACGACACCAAGCGCGGCGCCGATGTGCGCGCCCGGATCGGGGTGCTCTCGGAGCACGCCGAGTCGTGGCGGGACCTCGTGGCCGCGCTCCGGGCCGCCACGGCCCACTTCCGCCCCAGCGGGTTGCACCCCCGCACCGAGAACCTGCTGTGGCAGACCCTCGCCGGCACCTGGACCGAGGAGGGCCCCCTCGCCGCGGACCGACTCACCGGGTACCTGCTCAAGGCCGCGCGGGAGGCGAAGGACTGGACCACCTGGACCGAGTCCGACGGCGCGCGCGAGGGCAGGATGATGCGGTTCGCCGAACGGGTCCTGGCGGATGGGGACGTCGCGGCGCTCATGGAACGCTGGGTGACGCGCACCGCCACCTCCGTGCGGGCCGCCACCCTGGCCCAGGCCCTGCTGCAACTCACCCTTCCCGGTGTCGCCGACGTTTATCAGGGCACGGAGACCACCTCCATCGCCCTGGTGGACCCGGACAACCGGCGCCCGGTGGACCACGAGGCGCTCCACGCCATGCTGGCGCGCCTGGAGCGGGAGAACCCCACCACTCTCGGAGAGGAGAAGCTGCAGCTTCTCGCCGCGGTGCTGCGGGCGCGGCGCGCGGCCCCCGAGGCCTTCGTCGGCGAGCGAGCGGGATACCGGCCCCTGCCGATCTCCTCCGGCCACGCCGTCGCCTACGCCCGAGAGCTGGACGGCGAACCCCACGCGGTCACGCTCGTCACCCGCCACCCGGCCGCCCTGGCGCGCGTCGGCGGCTGGCGCGGGGCCCAGGTGGTCCTCCCGGACGGGGCGACGTGGGTGGACCCGCGATACCCGGACCTCGCCTTCCCCGGCGGCTCGGTGCCGCTGGAGGAGATCCTGACCACCTCCCCCGTGGCGTTCCTGGTGGCCCGGCGATGA
- a CDS encoding ABC transporter ATP-binding protein, producing the protein MIDLEAVSKSYGDVHALGPVDLRIPSGGVTALVGPNGAGKSTMLTIVGRLLGADAGTVRVGEWDVATTKPRQLAQHLAILRQENQIVARLTVRQIVALGRFPHSQGRLDAADAVAIEGALEFLDLLDLQDRYVDELSGGQRQRAFVAMVLAQETEYVLLDEPLNNLDMQHAVAMMQRLRRAALDLGRTIVVVVHDINFAAAYADRIVAMTQGQVRHIGTPEEIMTPEVLSEVFNTPVDVVQHGDRRVAVYW; encoded by the coding sequence ATGATCGACCTCGAGGCCGTCTCCAAGAGCTACGGCGACGTGCACGCCCTGGGACCCGTGGACCTGCGGATCCCCTCCGGGGGCGTCACCGCCCTCGTGGGCCCGAACGGCGCCGGCAAGTCCACGATGCTGACCATCGTGGGCCGTCTGCTCGGCGCCGATGCCGGCACGGTGCGGGTGGGGGAGTGGGACGTGGCCACCACCAAGCCCCGCCAGCTCGCGCAGCACCTGGCGATCCTGCGGCAGGAGAACCAGATCGTGGCGCGGCTGACGGTCCGGCAGATCGTGGCGCTCGGCCGGTTCCCGCACTCCCAGGGGCGCCTGGACGCCGCGGACGCCGTGGCGATCGAGGGCGCACTGGAGTTCCTGGACCTCCTGGACCTGCAGGACCGGTACGTCGATGAGCTCTCCGGGGGCCAGCGGCAGCGCGCGTTCGTGGCGATGGTGCTGGCCCAGGAGACCGAGTACGTGCTCCTGGACGAGCCCCTGAACAACCTGGACATGCAGCACGCGGTGGCGATGATGCAGCGGCTGCGCCGCGCCGCGCTGGACCTGGGGCGCACGATCGTCGTCGTGGTGCACGACATCAACTTCGCCGCGGCCTATGCCGACCGCATCGTGGCGATGACGCAGGGGCAGGTGCGGCACATCGGCACGCCCGAGGAGATCATGACCCCCGAGGTGCTCTCCGAGGTCTTCAACACCCCGGTGGACGTGGTGCAGCACGGCGACCGGCGCGTCGCGGTGTACTGGTAG
- the glgX gene encoding glycogen debranching protein GlgX, with product MQIWPGHPYPLGATYDGTGTNFALFSSVAERVELCLVDDDDTEERIELTEVDAHVWHAYLPGVSPGQRYGYRVHGPYDPAAGLWCNPAKFLLDPYAKAFDGTVDGDESLHSYYFGDQPGEGEINDLDSRAHTMTSVVHNPFFAWGHDHPPAHELHRSVIYESHVKGMSQRHPEVPEEIRGTYAGMAHPAIIAHLKDLGVTSLELMPVHQFVNDSTLQDKGLANYWGYNTIGFFAPHNAYAAYGTRGEQVQEFKALVKAMHEADIEVILDVVYNHTAEGNQLGPSLSFRGIDNPAYYRLVDEDKRYYFDTTGTGNSLLMRSPAVLQLIMDSLRYWVTEMHVDGFRFDLAATLARQFHEVDRLSAFFDIVHQDPVISQVKLIAEPWDLGDGGYQVGGFPPLWTEWNGQYRDTVRDFWRSEPSTLGEFAMRLAGSADLYEHTGRKPMASINFITAHDGFTLADLVSYNSKHNEANGEDGRDGESHNRSWNSGAEGPTDDLAVRELRGRRQRSFLATLLLSQGIPMLSHGDEIGRTQGGNNNVYCQDNEISWMDWDLSEENASLLQFTSKVIALRREHPVFHRRRFFAGSTQDVDGDPAQDIIWFTPAGTQMTPEEWDTTYARALMVFLNGDAINEPDERGNPILDDSFLLLFNAGAEPVEVTLPESAYGKAWTGVLDTDHTIEDWHTFAAGSTLTLSAFTLVVLSRPSEDEDITTPKVAVSATDPTVTGEVIRATDPIAASAAAGDDAGEGDA from the coding sequence ATGCAGATCTGGCCCGGCCACCCCTACCCGCTCGGTGCGACCTACGACGGCACCGGCACCAACTTCGCACTGTTCTCCTCCGTGGCGGAACGCGTGGAGCTGTGTCTCGTGGACGACGACGACACCGAGGAACGCATCGAACTCACCGAGGTCGATGCCCACGTCTGGCACGCCTACCTGCCCGGGGTCTCCCCCGGCCAGCGCTACGGATACCGGGTGCACGGCCCCTACGACCCGGCCGCTGGGCTGTGGTGCAACCCGGCGAAGTTCCTCCTGGACCCGTACGCGAAGGCGTTCGACGGCACCGTGGACGGTGACGAGTCGCTGCACTCCTACTACTTCGGCGACCAGCCCGGTGAGGGCGAGATCAACGACCTGGACTCCCGCGCCCACACCATGACCTCGGTGGTGCACAACCCGTTCTTCGCATGGGGCCACGATCACCCCCCGGCACACGAACTGCACCGCAGCGTGATCTACGAGAGCCACGTCAAGGGGATGTCACAACGGCACCCCGAGGTTCCGGAGGAGATCCGCGGGACCTACGCCGGCATGGCCCACCCGGCGATCATCGCCCACCTGAAGGACCTGGGCGTCACCTCCCTGGAGTTGATGCCGGTGCACCAGTTCGTCAACGACTCCACGCTGCAGGACAAGGGGCTGGCGAACTACTGGGGCTACAACACCATCGGGTTCTTCGCCCCGCACAACGCCTACGCCGCCTACGGCACCCGCGGGGAGCAGGTGCAGGAGTTCAAGGCCCTCGTCAAGGCGATGCACGAGGCGGACATCGAGGTGATCCTCGACGTGGTCTACAACCACACCGCCGAGGGCAACCAGCTCGGTCCGAGCCTGTCCTTCCGGGGCATCGACAATCCCGCGTACTACCGGCTGGTGGACGAGGACAAGCGCTACTACTTCGACACCACCGGGACCGGCAACTCCCTGCTGATGCGCTCCCCCGCGGTGCTGCAACTCATCATGGACTCGCTGCGGTACTGGGTCACCGAGATGCACGTGGACGGGTTCCGGTTCGACCTCGCAGCCACCCTCGCCCGCCAGTTCCACGAGGTGGATCGGCTCTCGGCGTTCTTCGACATCGTGCACCAGGACCCGGTGATCTCCCAGGTCAAGCTCATCGCCGAGCCGTGGGACCTCGGTGACGGCGGATACCAGGTGGGCGGGTTCCCCCCGTTGTGGACGGAGTGGAACGGGCAGTACCGCGACACGGTGCGCGACTTCTGGCGCAGCGAACCCTCCACCCTGGGCGAGTTCGCGATGCGCCTGGCCGGGTCGGCCGACCTGTACGAGCACACGGGGCGCAAGCCGATGGCCTCGATCAACTTCATCACGGCGCACGACGGCTTCACGCTGGCGGACCTGGTCTCCTACAACTCCAAGCACAACGAGGCCAACGGCGAGGACGGACGCGACGGCGAGAGCCACAACCGGTCCTGGAACTCCGGGGCCGAGGGGCCCACGGACGACCTGGCGGTCCGTGAGCTGCGCGGCCGGCGCCAACGATCCTTCCTCGCCACGCTGCTGCTGTCCCAGGGCATCCCGATGCTCTCCCACGGCGACGAGATCGGCCGTACCCAGGGCGGGAACAACAATGTCTACTGCCAGGACAACGAGATCTCCTGGATGGACTGGGACCTGAGCGAGGAGAATGCCTCGCTGCTGCAGTTCACCAGCAAGGTGATCGCGCTGCGGCGCGAGCACCCGGTCTTCCACCGCCGCCGGTTCTTCGCCGGGAGCACCCAGGACGTGGACGGCGACCCGGCGCAGGACATCATCTGGTTCACTCCGGCGGGCACCCAGATGACACCCGAGGAATGGGACACCACCTACGCCCGCGCGCTCATGGTCTTCCTCAACGGTGACGCCATCAACGAACCGGACGAGCGCGGCAACCCGATCCTGGACGACTCCTTCCTGCTGCTGTTCAACGCCGGTGCGGAGCCCGTGGAGGTCACGCTGCCGGAGAGCGCCTACGGCAAGGCGTGGACCGGGGTGTTGGACACCGACCACACGATCGAGGACTGGCACACCTTCGCCGCCGGGAGCACCCTGACCCTCTCGGCCTTCACGCTCGTGGTGCTCTCCCGCCCGAGCGAGGACGAGGACATCACCACCCCGAAGGTCGCCGTCTCCGCCACCGACCCGACCGTGACCGGTGAGGTCATCCGGGCCACCGACCCGATCGCGGCGTCGGCTGCGGCCGGGGACGACGCCGGGGAAGGTGACGCCTGA
- the treZ gene encoding malto-oligosyltrehalose trehalohydrolase yields the protein MTAISVWAPTASEVTLVTGDTETPMVPEADGWFRGPVLDPGTDYAFRLDGGDARPDPRSRWQPHGVHAASRVFDPSAHAWRDGSWAGRDARGAVTYELHVGTFTPGGTLHAAIERLDHLVDLGIEVVELMPLAAFNGPRGWGYDGVALWAVHEAYGGPAALQAFVDAAHARGLAVCLDVVHNHLGPSGNYLGEFGPYFTDAHETPWGSAVNLDQPGSREVREFLIGSALSWLRDFHVDALRLDAVHALVDDSPRHVLAELADRVADLAEEVGRPLTLIAESDLNDVIMVTPTAEGGRGMQAQWADDVHHALHAWLTGERAGYYVDFGSGEVMAKALTEVFVHDGGYSTFRGRDWGRPVGDVPRDRFVVFAANHDQIGNRATGDRPSASLSPGRVAAAAALVLCSPFTPMLFMGEEWAASTPFQFFTSHPEPDLGRAVTQGRRREFASHGWTSDVEVPDPQDPATFQRSVLRWQERSTGMHSRVLAWHRDLIMLRRDLAALRSNGAHDTRVSVSGPVLLMERGQGAECVQVAVNLGEEVVHLEGLLLLGWDANALGREARSGVDLAPDGVAVLRGAALAD from the coding sequence ATGACCGCGATCAGCGTCTGGGCGCCCACGGCGAGCGAGGTCACCCTGGTGACCGGCGATACCGAGACGCCGATGGTGCCCGAGGCGGACGGGTGGTTCCGGGGTCCCGTGCTCGACCCGGGCACCGACTACGCCTTCCGGTTGGACGGCGGCGACGCGCGGCCCGACCCCCGAAGCCGGTGGCAGCCGCACGGCGTCCATGCCGCCTCGCGGGTCTTCGACCCCTCGGCCCACGCCTGGCGGGACGGGTCCTGGGCGGGCCGCGACGCCCGCGGCGCGGTCACCTACGAACTGCACGTGGGCACCTTCACGCCCGGCGGCACCCTGCACGCCGCGATCGAGCGGCTCGATCACCTGGTGGATCTGGGCATCGAGGTGGTCGAGCTCATGCCGCTCGCGGCGTTCAACGGCCCTCGCGGGTGGGGGTATGACGGCGTGGCGCTGTGGGCGGTGCACGAGGCCTACGGCGGGCCCGCTGCCCTGCAGGCGTTCGTGGACGCCGCCCACGCGCGGGGCCTGGCGGTGTGCCTGGACGTGGTCCACAATCACCTGGGCCCCTCGGGCAACTACCTCGGCGAGTTCGGCCCGTACTTCACCGACGCCCACGAGACGCCCTGGGGCAGCGCCGTGAACCTGGACCAGCCCGGCAGCCGTGAGGTGCGGGAGTTCCTCATTGGTTCGGCGCTGTCCTGGTTGCGGGACTTCCACGTCGATGCGCTGCGCCTGGACGCGGTGCATGCCCTGGTCGACGACTCCCCACGGCACGTCCTGGCAGAACTCGCCGACCGGGTGGCGGACCTCGCCGAGGAGGTCGGCCGCCCCCTCACGCTGATCGCCGAGTCCGACCTCAACGACGTGATCATGGTGACGCCCACCGCCGAGGGCGGCCGCGGCATGCAGGCGCAATGGGCCGACGACGTCCATCACGCCCTGCACGCCTGGCTCACCGGCGAACGCGCGGGGTACTACGTGGACTTCGGCTCGGGTGAGGTGATGGCCAAGGCCCTGACCGAGGTGTTCGTGCACGACGGCGGCTACTCCACCTTCCGCGGCCGCGACTGGGGCCGGCCCGTGGGTGACGTACCCCGCGACCGCTTCGTGGTCTTTGCCGCCAACCACGACCAGATCGGCAACCGTGCCACCGGTGATCGGCCCAGCGCCTCCCTCAGTCCGGGACGGGTTGCGGCCGCCGCGGCCCTCGTGCTGTGTTCACCGTTCACCCCGATGCTGTTCATGGGTGAGGAGTGGGCGGCGAGCACGCCGTTCCAGTTCTTCACCAGCCACCCGGAGCCGGACCTGGGGCGCGCGGTCACGCAGGGCCGCCGCCGCGAGTTCGCCTCCCACGGGTGGACCAGCGACGTGGAGGTCCCGGACCCGCAGGATCCCGCCACGTTCCAGCGCAGTGTGCTGCGCTGGCAGGAGCGTTCCACCGGGATGCACTCCCGGGTGCTGGCGTGGCATCGCGACCTGATCATGCTGCGGCGGGATCTGGCCGCGCTTCGCAGCAACGGAGCGCATGACACCCGGGTCAGCGTCAGCGGACCGGTGCTGCTGATGGAGCGCGGACAGGGAGCCGAGTGCGTCCAGGTAGCCGTGAATCTCGGCGAGGAGGTGGTCCACCTGGAGGGGCTGCTGTTGCTGGGGTGGGACGCCAACGCGCTGGGGCGGGAGGCGAGGTCGGGAGTCGACCTGGCGCCGGACGGCGTCGCGGTGCTTCGCGGTGCCGCACTCGCCGACTAG
- a CDS encoding ATP-grasp domain-containing protein produces the protein MTLPPVRPIVLGGDIGAYATARTFHERYGVRSVVLAGVATGPVRDSVAVDLRITDGLDEPAGMLAALRAVVAEQPGAQHLVLASADWRLATLLEVREELEAGPGHVLVPYASREIVTRVGDKAALAHACAELGVATPATLVVEPGSAPAAADLPADFPLIVKPASTAAAHEVSYPGQAKVHTVHDLAALHDLLARMGAAGMTGQVCVQERVPGADDAMAAVNVFLDPDGAVRFAQLGRVLLEEHTPTALGNSVAQVTVPGSHPGVEQVLEDVIRVLRHLGMTGFANVDLKRDAEGTYRVLEVNPRVGRSGYAVTASGYDIAEMYVNAYLEKVPAQRITGEHEHLFTVVPLAVLHRYAPDSAALVRRLRRAGAVTNPLYYRAERHPRRWAWIAVAMVNQARKFARHS, from the coding sequence GTGACCCTTCCTCCCGTGCGCCCGATCGTCCTCGGCGGCGACATCGGCGCCTACGCGACCGCCCGCACCTTCCACGAGCGCTACGGCGTGCGCAGCGTCGTGCTGGCCGGTGTGGCCACCGGACCCGTGCGCGACTCGGTGGCGGTGGACCTGCGCATCACCGACGGCCTGGACGAGCCGGCCGGCATGCTCGCTGCGCTGCGCGCCGTCGTGGCAGAGCAGCCCGGTGCGCAGCACCTGGTGCTGGCCAGCGCGGACTGGCGGCTGGCGACCCTGTTGGAGGTCCGCGAGGAACTCGAGGCGGGCCCGGGTCATGTGCTGGTGCCCTACGCCTCACGCGAGATCGTCACGCGGGTCGGGGACAAGGCGGCCCTGGCGCACGCCTGCGCTGAACTCGGCGTCGCGACGCCCGCCACCCTCGTGGTCGAGCCCGGGAGCGCACCGGCGGCCGCCGACCTACCCGCGGACTTCCCGCTGATCGTGAAGCCGGCCTCCACCGCCGCGGCGCACGAGGTGTCCTACCCGGGCCAGGCCAAGGTGCACACGGTGCACGACCTGGCCGCGTTGCACGACCTGCTCGCCCGGATGGGAGCGGCGGGGATGACCGGCCAGGTCTGTGTGCAGGAACGGGTACCCGGCGCGGATGATGCGATGGCCGCCGTCAACGTCTTCCTGGACCCCGACGGTGCCGTCAGGTTCGCGCAACTGGGACGGGTGCTGCTGGAGGAGCACACGCCGACAGCGCTGGGCAACTCCGTGGCACAGGTCACGGTCCCCGGCTCCCACCCGGGCGTGGAGCAGGTGCTGGAGGACGTGATCCGCGTGCTGCGCCACCTCGGTATGACCGGCTTCGCCAACGTGGACCTGAAGCGGGACGCCGAGGGCACCTACCGGGTGCTGGAGGTGAACCCGCGGGTGGGTCGCAGCGGCTATGCCGTGACCGCATCGGGCTACGACATCGCCGAGATGTACGTCAACGCCTACCTGGAGAAGGTTCCGGCGCAGCGCATCACCGGTGAACACGAGCACCTGTTCACCGTGGTGCCTCTCGCGGTGCTGCACAGGTACGCACCCGACTCCGCGGCGCTGGTGCGGCGGCTGCGCCGAGCCGGCGCCGTGACCAACCCGCTGTACTACCGCGCGGAGCGTCACCCCCGGCGCTGGGCGTGGATCGCCGTCGCGATGGTGAACCAGGCGCGCAAGTTCGCCCGGCACTCCTGA